From Periophthalmus magnuspinnatus isolate fPerMag1 chromosome 1, fPerMag1.2.pri, whole genome shotgun sequence:
AGTTGTTCTTGCAATATGTGTGTTGTAAATCTATGTAGTATTtcttcactaaaacataatgcaactttgtgttaaagtgttcatagtattcagaatacagtactctgattggcccatgtaacagaatacattacaaaatacattttaatgcagatatTCTGTATTCAGTAACTAAATAATTTTCAAAAtattcttcccaacactgtcTACTGCATGTAAGAAGCAGGCCAGACCGTGCTGTGGCGGGCTCACACTCTCCCCTCCGGAGCTCATCTTGTCTTGGGGCCCCTGTGTCTCCTTCCTCATCGCCTGACGCTCCCTCTCCAACATTTTGATCTTCCTCTCCAGCTCGCCCTCTAGGTCTTCCACTCTCCAGGGGCCCTTGGGTCGAGTCGCGGGGCCCTTAGATGCGGGTTTGGATGGGTGAACTGGTCTGTGGGGCTTCGGGGACCCTGGTGCCGGTGGAGGCGGGGTGGAGGGCCTTCCCCTGGGACTGGCCCCAGAAAAGGAATCAGAGCGGTTGAGAGCTGGAGGCCCGATCTCCGCCTGAGATCACACAAGGCAGTAGGTTATAGAGCTATAACGGTACATGGACAGGTGTATGGATGTACATGACGCACAGTTACGTAGAGCACAGAGTATATTTATGAATGTATATCTTTATGAATCGTAATTGCTGTTATGCTGCattaatatctttaaaaaatgtGCTTTCGATGAGTGTTTATGAAGTCATTCTAACAACGTCAGATCAGTGGATCCATGTGGGTCTGTGAAGAGGTGCTGAGCGCGCCTCCTCATCTAGCTCCGCGCTCGGCTCATAAACAGAGAGCTGTGTCTTTAATATGGCAGAAGCCCATACATTTGTATTCCAGAACACTGTCTATATCCTAGACCAAGAGGCACGAGCTTTGTGCGTTCGGGGGATAGGAGGCAAACTCAAGTGTGCGCCTGGGGGCTTGGCTGAACACGTGCACACAGTGTCCTCGTGAATTATTGATCACACTGAAGGTGTATAGGAGGGCACGCGGCAGGCGGTGTCACGCGCATGTAACCAGCTCACGCGTCGTGGAGAGATGTGGCGATGGCGTGAAAGTGCACGAGCACTCAGATTGTATtgtttaaaacactttctaacCCTACCCACCTCCAATTTCTCGATGCGGTCTTTCAGGTCCATGATAGCCCGGGCCAGCTCCTCCACTGCCCGTGCCGTCTGTAGCTGCGCGGCCGTGGAGCCCATCTCATCCCCCGCCATAATGCGGCGATGGCCACTCCACACGTCGATACTCCGCTCGGGGGCAGGCAGCTCCTCCAGGCCGCTCTCACACTCGCTAAGTTTCCCCGTGAGCTCACGGATGGTTCTCTGGTCCATGAGGATCTGCTGGTTCTGCTGAAGAATCACCTGCTGCAACTCATCCGCGGTGGCGCGCAGACTGCTCCATTCTTCATCCGCGGCTCCGGGCAGAGGCTCGTCGGCCTGTACACGCCCACCGCAGTCTCCGAACGGCAGCGGAGTGCAGACTAGGCGGCTGAAGCTCAGCCCGGGATTCTGGCCCAGCTCGTTCAGACTTGGGAGGTCCAAATCCAGCCCGCCCAGTCCGTTGCCCCCGTCATATGAGGACCCTCCATGGAGTGCGCCGAGCGGCCCCGCCTGAGCCACGGCCGCGGACTCCAGGGGCCGTAACAGGCCTTCCGAGGATGTGCTGTTGTCCCCGTCTGGAGCGATCCGTTTCCGCGGATAAACGCTGGCGATGATGCAGATGACCGCACCGAGGAAGGCGAGGCTGCCCGCGGCCACGAGCACCACCATAAACTTCATGTTGTGAGATAGAGCGTGGATCCGAGCAGTGTAGTCTGATCACGGTTCAGCGATGCTCTGAGGGATGCTGGGAGTCCGCGCGGTGCCAAGCTCCGCTCagtagtttccatggagacactggGGTCCGTGCGCATGCGCCAAACGTCAAACATCCTCATTTCTGAAGCTCCTATCGaggtgtttgtgaaaaatgccAAGGTGAAGGTGCCTGTGTTTGCGATGACTGGCTGTGGCTGTGTCAGACCTCTGCTTTCACAAGTCAGCCTCCTCTTAAAGCACATCATCCACAGGAGCCATGTGTGGATGTGAGGACTACACCTGGAGTATACTGAGAATAATCCAGAGCTAGGACCAAATCAGCAActatagggaaaaaaaaatgacttgagCAACAGTAGCTCTAAATCAAAATTTAAAGGGCCCCTATTACTCAATTTTCTGATCATGTTgcttcctcattaaaaacattcctgggggtttgttttgtttcattcaaacgtgatcaacacacaaaccctgcatatttaggccgagttttctcaaataaaacattttgtttcaccttgtgatgtcatgtgcacaggaagtgctccactgtgtattttttttttttttaaattcatacCCCTTCACTAGGATCAGTTGGATGGTTTCAGCCCTtgaattgcccatctctgctgaactaaaggcataagaagctgttaacttgtaaaCTACCACGTTCATCaagaggtggaacagagcattttgagcttttgagatgcAGACAATACAGGGTTatgcaaatgtgtgaatgaaaaaaaaacataaggaggtaataacattctaacatctCTTAAAGCTCAGCAGAGTCAATTACACgtaatataagacttttaaaatcAGAATAAATGAGATGTTGAAACCCAAAGCCCTACTCATgctttcctccctcttcttctgtGAGTGTTTTCTCTGAATCTTGTCTCTGAATCTTGTCTTTGAGTGTTATTTCTGCATGTTGTCTCTgactgtcttctctctctctctctctctctctctctctctctctctctctctctctctctctctctctctctctctctctctctctctctatatatatatatatatatatatatatatatatatatatatatatatatatatatatatatatatatatatatacctttAACATTTACCTTAATAAGTGTTGTCcctgagtgtgtgagtgttgtaTGAGTGTTGTCTCTGAATATTATCTCTGAGTGCTGTGTCTGCATGTTATGAGGGAGGTCTGCTCACTGAAGGGGGTAATTAGGCCTTATGTATAATTGAGCAGCATAGCAGGAGATCAGGAAGTAACCCAGGAAGAGACCTGCGTGCAGCAGTCAATAGGAAAGACCATGAGCTTCACAGTACCAGTGAATACTGTTATCTGTAATAAATACTTAATTTAGCTAGAATTTTAGGGCATTTGACCAGTTtttgttctgttgcatgaagaagaGGCAAagggatcgttctgtagatctttattgttgGTTACAGCTAAGTCTAAAGAAGATGAGCTTACACCAATGTTTTATATAACTCGAAGAGTGAGAGTTAATCAATTCCATAAATAAGAAATTTTAAGCACAGTCAAACAATGTGATCACATCAGAAAGTCGAACAATGTGATTGCATCAGTGTTCTATAATACCCAGAGTGGAGTGATATATGGCCACTGCTGCATGGAAAACAGAATGTTTTACACTATTGTAAGAACGTaagcaatattacatttatatattgtccACAACCACTACAGTTTGGAACCAATAAACATGGCAGAACTCATGATAAAATGTGCCACAGACATGTCTAAGGTAATCTCTTCAAGTGTTTTATCTTTGAAATATATGAGTCAGTTCCAAAAGTCACACTGGGCCTTTCAACTCCACACTTATCTCTGATTATTGTCACTATGGGgcactattacttctactgccAATCCAGGGCTACAGCATGATTAAACCCggactaggacaggactaaaccaggactgaaaccaggattaaaccaggactgaaccagggctaaaccaggactaaagaaagattgaaccaggactgaaccaggactaggccagaactagaccagagctaaagaaggactgtaccaggactgaaccaggacaagcCTGTGAACAATACGGGTGTTCATGGTCATGTTTAGTGGTTtgagtttcaacaaaaaagtgagagttACTAACTGAAAAATTCTAGCTAGGTTGTGATTATAATTTTATGTGTAAGTGATTTGcctaacagcacaaatcacgtcacctgttgtagttccaactaagtcagttctttatgatcagatggtgttgtaaaataaaactcagattaaattgTAACAAAGCCTAAAACAGATCAGCACCtgcacccccagggaatgttgaatATCAATACAAATTACAATACATGAACACATATTTAAATAGCAGTAGTCCCTGTCCCACATGGAGGAGTTCAAATAACTTGGGGTCTTGCTCACTCATGAGGATAGGATGGAGTATGAGACTGACAGGCTGCAGTGATGCCGTcactgtatcagactgttgtggtgaagaagcaGCAGAGTCCACAGACAAAACTGTCCATTTATTGCTCAATCTATGTTTCTACTCCCACCTAGGgtttctagtttagtcctggtttatatctgTGTTCCTACTCTCACaaatggtcatgagctttggttAACCTAATGATGGAGTAGAGCTATTCCTCCTCCATATTACAGACACAGAGTAAAGTAGGAGAAACCATTGTCTGTGCATGTTGTAATTACACATATTCTCTCATTTCCGAGCTCAAATGTATTCCACTCTAACCCACACCTTGCTGCCTTTAGCAGACCTACTCATCAGATTAAACTTgctttttcaaaactttcagatTTAATAATATCAGTTGCATTGATgaagaagacattgaactttctgctgcagctttttgttttatgtggataTTTACCAAGTAATTGCAGAGATATCAAccttaaactaaaacaaaactgtattttCATGGTTAAAAGCAAAATTGTGCCCTACACAGAAtggatactttgcagctgatgtcatctacTTTCCCTGGAGATGTGAAGCTAACTGTGGccactgctgtgtctgaagctctgttagactttaatctgattttttttttcataatctgaccataaataaCTGACTTTGTTGGAGCtaaaggtgagctgatttgtgctgttaaacaggtCTCTcatacataaaattacagtcacaagttagctagcattagccaacagtttttttagatagtcactctcacctttttgttgaaaatcaaacaccgcAGAAATGGTGTGAAACTGTCCCTCTGACTGGAACTAGAGCTGTTACGCTCAAGCCTCTCAGCTCAACACTGTACCAAGCCTATGAAGCGGAAGTGTTGCCGAGCATTGTTTCGATACGTGCTTCACCACACCAAAAATCACGTGACCAGTCAAACCGAGGCTTTGTTACGTCAAAAGTGTCAGAGATAGGTGTCGCGCTACGGTTTCAAGCTGCTTCGCAGTAATTTTGATGGGGGTGGCTTGTAATTGTGTCATAGCTTTAAAAGTGGTCTGAATCCCCCCAAGAATTGTAGGTTTTGAGAGGAGGAGATTTTATTGACGGCATTTCTAACACTATACTAGTTATTCAATAAGGGAACGTTTATATTAAAGCAGGTAAGATACAACAGGTAAGAATAGATTAcacctagtacagatatatttatatacacttGGTGACATTACATAACACTTACAAGATACACTCCACCACATACACAGATTCACATCAATATACACCTAGGCCTAAATAATACACAGTCATAGTTTTAGGTAAGTGATATAGGTAAGTGGTAGATAAGTCTTGAGAGTGAGTTTGAGTGGTTGAAAGAGAGGGTGAGTGACACAATAAGGAAGAGATATGGAGGGACAGCTATTGCCACCAAAAAGAGCACGgtcaccagggtgacttttaacaacgacaaaccctggttcacacccagactgagacatctgaggagggaaaaggagatggctttcagggcagaagatcgtgaaggctacgggcgttgcaagtatgcgtttggcaaagaggtggaaaaggctaaagcaaagtacaatacacgtctggagcagcatttctccaccaacgactctgcttctgtctggagagggcttaggcaaatcaccaactacaggcccaaagcccctctcGCCGTGGACAataaacaactagcagaaaagttaaacagcttttatgcgaggtttgaagtttcacacccctccccctcctccctcaccatcatggacattacctccaaacccacctcggacccccctcctcccccactgccctcacagttttagagcaggacgtgactaagcttttcaggaagcagaaccCCCGTAAGGCCACGGGACCagatggtgtctctccttccacccttagacactgtgctgaggaactggctcctgtcttcacagacatttttaacacctccctggagtcatgtcacgtcccagactgcttcaagctgtccaccatcgttcctgtccccaagaagcccaggatcactggacttaatgactacagacctgtggcgctgacgtccgtagtcatgaagtcatttgagcgcctggtcctgccccacctcaagtccttcaactcccccctcctggaccctctgcagtttgcctacagagccaatcggtctgtagaTGACGCCATCAACCTGGTCcgtcacttcatcctccagcatctggactccccggaaACCTacaccaggatcctgtttgtggactccagctctgcgttcaacaccatcctccctgctctgctccaggacaagctcgctcagctcaacgtgcccgactccacctgcaggtggatcactgacttcctgacggacaggagacagcgcgtgcggctggggaagaatgtctgggacactcggactatcagcacaggaactccacagggctgtgtactttctcccctgctcttctccctgtacaccaactggtgcacctccagccatgactctgtcaaactggttaagtttgcggatgacaccaccctcattggactcatctcaGACGGCGacgagtctgcctacaggagtgAGGTGGActggctggtgtcctggtgcagcagcaacaacctggagctcaatgcccagaagacagtggagatgatcgtggacttcaggaaagtcacagtcCCCCTGCTTCCCCTCACCCTGatggactcccccatcaccactgtggactctttctgtttcctgggcacctgcatcacccaggatctcaagtgggagccaaccatcagctccctcatcaagaaagcccagcacaggatgttatacctgcggcagctgaggaaacgcaagctgccggtccagatgatggtgcagttttacacggccatcattgagtccatcctcacctcctccatcactgtgtggttcgctggggccactgccaggggcagacagagactgcagcgcattgtgcgctctgctgagaaggtgattggctgcagccttccatcgctacaggacctgtacatctccaggactcgggggcgagcaggctgtatagcagctgacacttctcaccctggacatggactatttgagccacgtccctctggcaggaggctacggtccattgggattagaacctctcgtcataagaacagtttcttcccctctgccatttgtctcatgaacactttataatatctgcacaaaactggacactttataacaccggtcactttaataagtcatgtttgcactgttgttctgatgctgctgttgtatatattttctacctttaagtattttatttgaacgtgttcacaaacgatggcaataaaaggattctgattctgatgggAGCACTTTGACTTAATAAGCCAGAATAAAGTCAAGTGTTTGATTTGTGCTCAAGAGCTGACATACAGCAGCAACACTTCATCAATGCTGCAACATTTGTGCACCAAACACCCGGAGACAACTCCAACTGCAGTGGCTGCTGCTGTTGGTCCTGCTCCTGGTGGTGTAGCAAACCAGCAAGGTAAGCCTGTTCATTTATATGAGTAATAACATGCTTCAgtatacacacagacaaaatGTTACATCATTTTAATGTCCAATTCAtttctatattattatttttaaggtCGCCAGTCTGAGTTGAACGAGTCACTCATTGAAATGATCGTCACAGATGTTTAGCCTTGCAAAATGGTGGAAAATAAAGGCTTCAGGACCTTTGTCAAAAAACTTGACCCATGCTATGTCCTGCCCACTCGTCAGGGTGTAAGGGCAACGAttgaaaagaaatataaagagGCCAAAGAGCAGACCATAAAGGACCTTGAGAAGGCACAATCCGTCAGTATAACTGCAGACATGTGGACCTCTATTAACATGGATGCCTATCTTGGGATCACCTGCCACTATGTGGCTGATAGCATGAAGCTTTCTGCTTGGTGTGGGCCATTTTGGTCAAGCTCACACTGCAGAAAACTTAAAAGATGCAATGGCATTACAGCTGGACACATGGGGTTTAAGACACAAGGTTCATTGTCTTATAACAGACAATGCTTCCAATATGCTCCTTGGGGTCAGAAATGTGCCATGTTTTGCCCACAGTTTCAATTTAGTAGTAAAAAAGGCACTAGAGCAAACCCCAGCACTGGCCGATATACGACTCAAAGCCAGGAAAACTGTGACTTTCttcaaaaaaaaactgtcaaagcaaaagaaaaacttgGTGAACTCCAGACACAGCTAAACAAGCCACCACACAAATTAATTCAAGAAGTTGAAACAAGGTGGAATTCAACTTTTTTAATGCTACAACGACTGTATGAACAGCGTGAGCCAGTTGGAGCAGCACTCGCTTCTCTTGAGACTGATTTACCGCCCCTCTCTCGCAGTGACTATGAGATCATGAATGAATGCTTAGAAGTTCTTGGACCAGTTAATCTTGGATCAGAGAAAACTGTATCGGCTTCAAAAGTTATACCAATAATAAGAATGGTTCAGCACAAACCTTCGGCCAAGTCCGCCATTCTGAAAAGCCCAACTGCTGCAACATTGACACAACACCTGCAACACTTTGTCAGCACAAGATGCAATGTtgaaaatgtgcatgttttcgCCATGGCTACTGTGCTGGACCCAAGATGTTTGGGAGTCAAACATGCGCACAAGATGCTGTTGCCAAAATAACATCTTGAATGTGCCAGACTTATGAGGACTGAGAGACCAAAACCATCAACTTCACAAAAGACTATTTGCACATGCCTGCAACATCAGTGCCATGTGAGCGGGGCTCCTCCAAAGCTCGAGAGGTAGTGAATCAGAAGAGGAGCAGATTAAAACCAAACAAAGTTGAAATGATtctttttttgaataaaaatccCTAAAACTTTACAAATACCTCATCTCACATTTCCCCCACTCACACTCCCGACaccttttccaaaaatgttccaatttCAGAAAAACTACAGTTGCACCATCACTATCCCAGTTGTTTAACCACATTattttattctccaatttttCCAAAATGCCTCTGTAGCTGCAAACTCTTTAGTTGGCCAAGTCAGAGTACAactaatacatacatataagtataggacacaaagacaccagtttgaaaagttgtttttttttattagaaagtagccattttattgatgtagcacatttaaaaacatgagttgCGCCAAAGTGGGAAAAGcaacttaatttaaacacaagttgacataaaataatgtaaaacaatttcataataaacataagttataagagaataaaaataaaatggaactGATAAAATTCATCCAGATAAAAGTCACAGAAAAGGGGAGTGAGGGTTAGAGGAAGCAGCCTCAGTCATCCCTGCAGGTGCAAGCGAGGTTCACAAAAGCTTTACGTCACATCCACACAAGTgcattacacagacaaatcCAGCAGATGTCGCTCTTCTGACTGTGTCAAATGATTCGAAGCagtgtgtcattttcagtgcagttgtTTCAAAGTGGTTCAAAATTTCTTGAGGTTTCGGTTTCACCATCACTAACTGGAACTAGCCAGCTACATCACGGACATTCATAAAAGAAGTCAACAAAGACtatcagtaataaaaaaaactcaaaggaCTCTATGTTTCTCCACACCTCTTATTACTGTTGTATAaatgtttggtgtttatctgtgtatatgtcaGACGTGCTCTGTGGAAAGGAATCTCCCcccggggacaataaagtaaagtctaaagtctaccATTGTGCATAGACCCAATTGTATAGAAttctgtcaagatcccagtctgtcccgccttttgttgtgctgttttccccgttccttctgtgtcagagcctggagctgggcggagattcgggctcctcccatgcacacctgcatcTAAACattaatcaagctgcacctagGCAGGGCAAAGGGAGCCaagacctgacactcagcaccagatcgtccacgtatccacagtggtacaacTCTTACCATCAGTTATATcatgatataatataataatataacaatatatagtaatataataatattttgccCTAACAAACCTCctatctgcaactctctcacccactttCTTGCacactttaaaaactctctctcacactctttaaAAACAGTCTtgctgtcatgatgcctgcattgtctgtctccctgtgtgctctccccatctcctacctgtctgaatccggagctgggcggagttcctactcctcctgtgcgcacctggagcgcattagcacaatcatcaccacctgctgtcgagtatatgagggctcgacAGATGACACTTggagccagaccgtccacgTGTAAATATTCCTGCTCCCTCgctcgctcctgctcctgaccctgcgctccagctccagtaCAGTCCACCTCTCGTCTTcacctcctgtcctgtcttggtctccagcctgcttctcgtctcctgccctggtccTCGCTCTGTGGATTACTCCTGCCCGGTTAcccctggtctcgtctccggtCCTGTCTcactccggccctggctgtctccgtgtctGCTCCGGACTACCCTCACTTGGCTTGCTCTGTTCCTGAGTTCGATCCTGTCTTCGTCTGGTCCTGGTGTTCCCCGTTTGCTCAACACTCCGCGCGCCTGGTTCGCCTCCCGTGtgtttaatgaactattgactcatattatttcacaaactgttaataaacactgtaaaattgccccaagtctgcattccttggtccgctcctgtacctgccgttacgacagaacggtctggccgaaacatggaccaagcggactcgggCCCAGACCAGTCACTACGACAAGCGTGTTCCCACCAGGGTGTGATTATTGGACAACATGAACAATCCATCCGGACCTTGCTGTATTTTAATCAGACTTTAACTCAACAAGTGGCCCAGCTTACCAATCAAGTTGCCGTGCTGCTCGCTGCCCCATCTGCTGCGTCCGGAGCAACGCTGCGCCCTCCGGAGTCGAGAGGCACGGACCCGGAGCCATATTCAGGTCAGCCCAGCCTCTGCCGGGGGTTTTTGTTCCAATGCATGTTCCTGTTTCAGCAGTGCCCCACTCGTTTTAATTCAGAGGCCTCCAAGGTCCGTTACAtttgtggattactccggggaaGGGCTCTCAAGTGGGCAGAGGCACGATTGGCAAACACACCGATAGACAATTTGAACTTTAATGACTTTATTTCCACCTTCAAACTGGTTTTTGATCACCTGCACTATCAGGCCAATGCTGCGTCCCGGCTGCTGAGTCTTGACCAGGGGTCCCAGACGGTGGCGGACTACACCATCGAGTTCTGAACGCACGCCGCGGAAGTGGACTGGACGGATAGTGCGCTTCGTGCCGCCTTTTTACGGGGGCTTAACGAGCACCTGAAGGACGAATTGGTGTCTCGCGACGAATCCCCTGACTTACGCGCCCTTATTACTCTGACCCACCGGATTGACAACCGGCTGCGGGCgcgccagagagagagaagccgGCCACTGACCCGACTGGAGCCGCGCACCACCCCGCCTCTCCCCGAGGAGCCTATGCAAGTGGACCGGACGCTCCTATCGGCCGAGGAACGTTGACGGAGGCGCCACTTGGCTGGAGCGTGCCTCTATTGCGACAAGCACGGACATTTTGTGGCCACCTGCCCtgctcggccaaaagggggcacccaccagtagcactgggagtactggacTCTCCAATTCTCCTGGTCACCTGAGGCGCACTCAGCCTTCAACCGGCTTAAGAAAATGTTTATGGCCGCCCCCATCCTTCGCCAGCCTGACCCTTCACGCCAATTCGTGGTGGCACGTCCGAcacgggagtgggggccgtgctgtcCCAAAGGTTTGACCCCCATAACCGCCTCTgcccctgcgccttcttctcaTGTCGGTTGTCCCCGGCCGAGGCCAACTATGATGTGGGGGACCGGGAACTCCTCGCCGTGAAGCTCgccctggaggagtggcgccactggctagAGGGGGCAGAACATCCGTTTGTGGTGTGGACGGACCACAAAAATTTGGAATATATACAGTCCGCCAAATGGCTCAACTCACGTCAGGCACGCTGGTCCCTGTTTTTCAGCCGTTTCAACTTCATTCTCACCTACCGTCCTGGATCACGGAATGTCAAGCCTGACGCCCTTTCCCGCAAGTTCACCCTAGAGGACGGCCCCTCTCCGACCAAAACCATCATCCCTCCTATTGACTCATATGatttcacaaactgttaataaacactgaaaaattgccccgagtctgcattccttggtccgcTCCTGTACCTGCCGTTACGACACTTGCACAGTCTAAAAACTTCCCTGTTACTTTCCTACATGGGAGGGACTGTGagattaatgttttatttaatacttCATATTACGAATACTGTACCATTACTTGTTTTGCCTCCTGTGAGCTCTACTGTGATATGTTTGCTATAAGAAGTTTGAACTGTTATGTGTATGTCTGAACTCAGAGAACTAGCTAAGTACACATGATATGTTTGTGCTGTTCTGATGTAAACCAAAGAGACCTGTTTATGTTGAGACATACTGAGTTAATCATTAAGAGGATGTTACGTGATATGCCAGTATAAGAGCTCACTGAGGAGAGGTGATTTCGAGGAGATCGTGTCAAATCAGTATGAATGATGCCTGTACCGAAATAAAAGAAactggtttatggatctacttgagcctactggacttttgtttgcggtgtgcctccgggaaaagtTGACAGTTTGGTGACCCCCGACGTGATACTTTGAATCCTGGAGGCACAGGCAAATCATCTCCTCCACAGAACGCCTGAGAAAGACATCGCAAAAAGAACACGAGCGCTCCAGAAAAGATGGTATGACAGAAGCCTTTTTCCtagaatttctgtcaattggcttaatgctaaattaatgtgatgtgCTCTTGGGACGTTGTGTGTAGATTAATTGTGTTAtaattataacatatataaataagtaattaaaagtgtttatGCT
This genomic window contains:
- the LOC117374021 gene encoding neuronal pentraxin receptor, coding for MKFMVVLVAAGSLAFLGAVICIIASVYPRKRIAPDGDNSTSSEGLLRPLESAAVAQAGPLGALHGGSSYDGGNGLGGLDLDLPSLNELGQNPGLSFSRLVCTPLPFGDCGGRVQADEPLPGAADEEWSSLRATADELQQVILQQNQQILMDQRTIRELTGKLSECESGLEELPAPERSIDVWSGHRRIMAGDEMGSTAAQLQTARAVEELARAIMDLKDRIEKLEAEIGPPALNRSDSFSGASPRGRPSTPPPPAPGSPKPHRPVHPSKPASKGPATRPKGPWRVEDLEGELERKIKMLERERQAMRKETQGPQDKMSSGGESVSPPQHGMGEPSFPDGFVLSFPIRTNYMYGVVRREVTEMYAFTACLWLRPTEGGIGTPFSYSVPGQPNELVLLQGAHNPVELLINDKVAQLPLDLLRGQWQHVCVSWTLRDGVWKAYQGGRLKGRGEGLAAWHPIKPGGVLILGQEQDTVGGRFDASQALVGELSQFNLWDRVLKPAEVSALADCSSSALGNIAPWTDLDVDVYGGATKESTEPCHGAHKHPSPNQ